A genomic region of Dermacentor andersoni chromosome 9, qqDerAnde1_hic_scaffold, whole genome shotgun sequence contains the following coding sequences:
- the LOC126527365 gene encoding uncharacterized protein, with the protein MRDITVIISPLALIALLEAVTARPSLVLPGAAKPSKFDEYAIDPPDIVQRGGLHEQRPGSDDELDVTLSRLPAELAPAHGLRYHDVVYDISSETAGYYDDDRGPQYRAYSAPAYKAAHSASRQTLRTGSEASSVPSEVVKRSLGPSGLSDRSRPVTEAPRKAPFSVGYTREEDDWLLLSTRHHDPHWEAPTAYRVPPFTVAVRR; encoded by the exons ATGCGCGACATTACCGTAATCATCAGCCCATTGGCATTGATCGCCCTCTTGGAAGCGGTGACGGCGAGACCTTCGCTCGTTCTGCCCG GCGCTGCAAAGCCGTCCAAATTCGACGAGTACGCCATTGACCCGCCCGACATAGTCCAACgcggcggcttgcacgaacaaaGGCCCGGCAGCGACGACGAACTCGACGTGACCTTGAGCCGACTTCCGGCCGAACTGGCACCTGCTCATGGACTCCGGTACCATGACGTTGTCTATGACATATCGTCGGAGACGGCTGGCTACTACGACGACGACCGTGGACCTCAGTACCGCGCTTACAGTGCCCCGGCTTACAAGGCCGCACACTCGGCCTCTCGCCAGACTTTGCGCACTGGATCGGAGGCGTCCAGTGTTCCTTCCGAAGTGGTCAAGCGGTCCTTGGGACCCTCTGGCCTCTCCGATCGCTCTCGGCCGGTCACCGAGGCGCCCAGAAAAGCACCGTTCTCGGTGGGGTACACCCGGGAGGAGGACGACTGGCTACTCTTATCTACGCGGCACCACGACCCCCACTGGGAAGCACCCACGGCGTATCGCGTGCCCCCGTTCACGGTGGCGGTGCGCCGGTAA